A window of Oncorhynchus tshawytscha isolate Ot180627B linkage group LG10, Otsh_v2.0, whole genome shotgun sequence contains these coding sequences:
- the LOC112259588 gene encoding probable serine/threonine-protein kinase kinX — MQHQRRLLQHLWKKVELLLVYTSAPEPVVEEVIEATEAEEVAAPLPEPEVVEEPEVVEEEEEPEVDEPEIIEEEPEVLEEEEEPEVDEPEIIEEEPEVLEEEEEPEVDEPEIIEEEPEVLEEEEELEVDEPEIIEEDPAEEEEVAPVEEEVAPVEEEVAPVEEEEEVAPVEEEEEVAPVEEEVAPVEKEEVAPVEEEEEAAPVEEEAAPVEEEEEAAPVEEEEEAPIEKVEEAAQVEEEEAAPIEKVEEAAQVEEEEAAPIEKVEEVEEEVAAIEEEAAPVEEEVAEEAAPVEEVDSPTEEAVEEEAAEEEVAASVEEEVAVEEEAAPAEEEAAPVEEEAVEEAEEAEEEPATEEEELVEETAAEDSEQTEEAESEAESEETQQEEALREEFAEEAAEVDELEELIEELSQAEEQMEDEPTETPSLRSQRGKTD, encoded by the exons ATGCAGCACCAGAGGAGGCTCCTGCAGCACCTGTGGAAGAAGGTAGAACTCCTGCTGGTctacacgt CCGCACCAGAACCCGTTGTTGAAGAAGTGATCGAGGCCACAGAAGCAGAGGAAGTTGCTGCTCCCCTACCAG AGCCTGAGGTTGTGGAAGAACCTGAGGTGGTTGAGGAGGAAGAAGAGCCGGAGGTGGATGAGCCTGAAATCATTGAGGAAGAGCCTGAGGTtctggaggaggaagaagagccTGAGGTGGATGAGCCTGAAATCATTGAGGAAGAGCCTGAGGTtctggaggaggaagaagagccTGAGGTGGATGAGCCTGAAATCATTGAGGAAGAGCCTGAGGTtctggaggaggaagaagagctTGAGGTGGATGAGCCTGAAATCATTGAGGAAGATCCTGCG gaggaggaggaggtcgccCCAGTCGAGGAGGAGGTCGCCCCAGTCGAGGAGGAGGTCGCCCcagtcgaggaggaggaggaggtcgccccagtcgaggaggaggaggaggtcgccCCAGTCGAGGAGGAGGTCGCCCCAGTCGAGAAGGAGGAGGTCGCCCCAgtcgaggaggaggaagaagccGCCCCAGTCGAGGAGGAGGCCGCCCcagtcgaggaggaggaggaggccgccccagtcgaggaggaggaggaggccccCATTGAAAAGGTAGAGGAAGCCGCCcaagtcgaggaggaagaggctgCCCCCATTGAAAAGGTAGAGGAAGCCGCCcaagtcgaggaggaagaggctgCCCCCATTGAAAAGGTAGAGGAAGTCGAGGAGGAAGTTGCCGCCATTGAGGAGGAAGCCGCACCAGTTGAGGAGGAGGTTGCTGAAGAGGCTGCCCCGGTTGAGGAAGTGGATTCTCCCACAGAAGAGGCTGTTGAGGAGGAGGCCGCTGAGGAGGAAGTTGCTGCATCAGTTGAGGAGGAAGTCGCTGTTGAGGAAGAGGCTGCCCCCGCAGAAGAAGAGGCTGCACCAGTTGAGGAGGAGGCCGTGGAGGAGgcggaagaggcagaggaggagccAGCAACAGAGGAGG AAGAGCTGGTAGAAGAAACAGCAGCAGAAGATTCAGAACAAACAGAAGAAGCCGAATCAGAAGCTGAGTCAGAAGAAACTCAACAGGAGGAAGCTCTTCGGGAAGAGTTTGCAG AGGAAGCAGCTGAAGTAGATGAGCTGGAGGAGTTGATAG AAGAGCTTTCCCAGGCAGAAGAACAGATGGAAGATGAGCCAACAG AAACGCCGAGCCTGCGGTCTCAGCGCGGTAAGACTGATTGA